From a single Micromonospora sp. WMMD1102 genomic region:
- a CDS encoding LacI family DNA-binding transcriptional regulator, whose product MGRNRATLADVARRAGLSKTAASMVLNGREGTRLSAEAHQRVFAAAEELGYRPNVAARSLRTRKTATIAFVSDIVATTRFAGGLIRGALDAARERDHVLLITETQGDATFERYAIEAMLDRQVDGVVYAAMATRRLTVPPAILNGPVVLLNATGAEDLPCVLPDDERAGRTVATALLQRGHRDRVALIGRNRLKERDPEVSLAALARLRGIREALSEAGTTLLAETFCGDWLPEHGYAAMRRLLGGPDRPTAVICMNDRLAFGVYQALGEAGLAVPSDISVVSFDDDPIAAWLRPGLSTAALPHEQMGRHAVEILLDGGSSGPTLVPMTLRRRRSIAAPSS is encoded by the coding sequence ATGGGCCGCAACAGAGCAACTCTGGCCGACGTCGCGCGCCGCGCCGGGCTGTCCAAGACCGCCGCGTCGATGGTGCTGAACGGGCGCGAGGGCACCCGGCTCTCCGCCGAGGCGCACCAGCGCGTCTTCGCGGCCGCGGAGGAACTCGGCTACCGACCCAACGTCGCCGCGCGCAGCCTGCGTACCCGCAAGACCGCCACCATCGCGTTCGTCTCCGACATCGTCGCCACCACCCGGTTCGCCGGCGGCCTCATCCGGGGCGCGCTGGACGCGGCCCGCGAGCGTGACCACGTACTGCTCATCACCGAGACGCAGGGCGACGCGACGTTCGAGCGGTACGCCATCGAGGCGATGCTCGACCGTCAGGTCGACGGCGTCGTCTACGCGGCGATGGCGACCCGGCGGCTGACCGTGCCGCCGGCCATCCTGAACGGCCCGGTGGTGCTGCTCAACGCCACCGGCGCGGAGGACCTGCCCTGCGTGCTGCCCGACGACGAGCGGGCCGGCCGGACCGTCGCCACCGCCCTGCTCCAGCGCGGCCACCGCGACCGGGTCGCGCTGATCGGCCGCAACCGGCTCAAGGAACGCGACCCGGAGGTCTCGCTCGCCGCGTTGGCCCGGCTGCGCGGGATCCGGGAGGCCCTGTCGGAGGCCGGCACCACCCTGCTCGCCGAGACGTTCTGCGGCGACTGGCTGCCCGAGCACGGCTACGCGGCGATGCGCCGCCTGCTGGGCGGGCCGGACCGGCCGACCGCGGTCATCTGCATGAACGACCGGCTGGCCTTCGGCGTCTACCAGGCCCTCGGCGAGGCCGGGCTGGCCGTACCCAGCGACATCTCGGTGGTCTCCTTCGACGACGACCCCATCGCCGCCTGGCTGCGCCCCGGCCTGTCCACCGCCGCCCTGCCGCACGAACAGATGGGCCGGCACGCCGTGGAGATCCTGCTCGACGGCGGCAGCAGTGGGCCGACCCTGGTGCCCATGACGCTGCGCCGACGCAGGTCCATCGCCGCACCCTCTAGCTAA
- a CDS encoding RICIN domain-containing protein, with protein MLAVAVLVSAALPAVVADPLPAAAAVQETFYVAPDGNDSNPGTITSPFRTLQRARDVVRTVNANMTGDIQVYLRGGNYPVSSTIEFGAGDSGSNGYRVTYAGYPGETPVLDGGVRVTGWTQHSGNIWKAPLDRANKLRALYVNDKRAYMASKTINSAGCHGTYNITAGQAAWAWESGSQCDGARYNLADFPAVSRNQDDIEIETGTTWTTAIVGVRQVTTSSDGQSRVALFQQPGAAIAQGAFNGNAQVGGSHKVMNAYEFLDAPGEFYFDKTSRTVYYYKASTENMSTATVVAPNNVPTLLRIAGTSTSSHARNLTFSGLTVAHSDWNLFNVAGAAFKQAQQGNLGAQAYAKGNFHVYYYRNVDVTPGSIHIQNADGIVLQRNRVQHTGADGINMVNDVQNSQLIGNFTNDIAGSAVTVGHPQHVYIGDHTSTNREKYSPQVEGLPKNIEIRNNYLYDSAVLFNGHSPISAYFVDSLNIQYNRIEKTPWSGITLGWGWWNFDGSSGSIVPNRPTTTARNNTISHNHIIDTVQRLSDTAPIYTLGSQPGTTITDNYLQGVPAGHKYGLHPDEGSAFITFRDNVLSVDKNVTWLLNSDDFGRKHDLSVTQTYGPINKVSNKNLPNSTIHDIIVSADYVWPAPAYGIAVNSGLQDSFRDIVPAGNVALPDYVLPASTFVTSGTASVPIRSSGDATRTVWLAPAGTTSFAAGPTMTSASGTATSIAVPTAAGEYRLYVLDAQGNRSAESRSIVRQQSGGGQQDAQIVGGQSGRCVEVPNSATTNGTQVQLWDCSGGTNQRWAQTASRQLTVYGNKCLDASGAGTANGTQVIIWDCHGGLNQQWNVNANGTITNAQSGLCLDANGAASANGTKIILWSCNGGANQQWSRRN; from the coding sequence TTGCTGGCAGTCGCGGTACTCGTCTCCGCCGCCCTGCCGGCGGTGGTCGCGGATCCGCTGCCGGCCGCAGCCGCCGTCCAGGAAACCTTCTACGTTGCTCCCGACGGCAACGACAGCAATCCGGGGACGATCACGTCGCCGTTCCGGACCCTGCAACGCGCCCGGGACGTCGTCCGCACGGTGAACGCGAACATGACCGGCGACATCCAGGTCTATCTCCGGGGCGGAAACTATCCGGTGAGCAGCACCATCGAGTTCGGTGCGGGCGACTCGGGCAGCAATGGCTACCGGGTGACATACGCCGGCTACCCAGGCGAGACGCCGGTCCTCGACGGCGGCGTCCGGGTGACCGGGTGGACGCAGCACAGCGGCAACATCTGGAAGGCGCCGCTCGACCGCGCCAACAAGCTGCGGGCACTCTACGTCAACGACAAGCGCGCCTACATGGCCTCGAAGACCATCAACTCGGCGGGCTGCCACGGGACCTACAACATCACCGCCGGGCAGGCCGCGTGGGCCTGGGAATCAGGGTCCCAGTGCGACGGCGCCAGATACAACCTGGCCGACTTCCCGGCCGTCTCCCGCAACCAGGACGACATCGAGATCGAGACGGGCACGACCTGGACCACGGCCATCGTGGGAGTCCGCCAGGTGACCACCAGCTCCGACGGGCAGAGTCGGGTCGCGCTGTTCCAGCAGCCGGGTGCGGCCATCGCCCAGGGGGCGTTCAACGGCAACGCCCAGGTGGGCGGCAGCCACAAGGTCATGAACGCCTACGAGTTCCTGGACGCGCCGGGGGAGTTCTACTTCGACAAGACCAGCCGCACGGTGTACTACTACAAGGCCAGCACCGAGAACATGTCGACCGCGACGGTGGTGGCACCGAACAACGTGCCCACCCTGCTGCGGATCGCCGGCACCTCGACGAGCAGCCACGCGCGTAACCTCACGTTCTCCGGTCTCACCGTCGCGCACTCCGACTGGAACCTCTTCAACGTCGCAGGTGCCGCCTTCAAACAGGCCCAGCAGGGCAACCTGGGCGCGCAGGCGTACGCGAAGGGGAACTTCCACGTCTACTACTACCGCAACGTCGACGTGACCCCCGGCAGCATCCACATCCAGAACGCCGACGGCATCGTCCTGCAGCGCAACCGGGTCCAGCACACCGGCGCCGACGGGATCAACATGGTCAACGACGTGCAGAACAGCCAGTTGATCGGGAACTTCACTAACGACATCGCCGGCTCCGCCGTCACCGTGGGGCATCCCCAGCACGTCTACATCGGCGACCACACCTCGACGAACCGTGAGAAGTACTCCCCGCAGGTCGAGGGGCTGCCCAAGAACATCGAGATCAGGAACAACTATCTCTACGACAGTGCGGTGCTGTTCAACGGGCACAGCCCCATCTCGGCGTACTTCGTCGACAGCCTCAACATCCAGTACAACCGGATCGAGAAGACTCCGTGGTCGGGCATCACGCTCGGCTGGGGATGGTGGAACTTCGACGGGTCGTCGGGCTCGATCGTGCCCAACCGGCCGACCACCACGGCGAGGAACAACACCATCAGCCACAACCACATCATCGACACGGTGCAGCGGCTCAGCGACACGGCGCCGATCTACACGCTCGGCAGCCAGCCGGGGACCACGATCACCGACAACTACCTACAGGGCGTTCCGGCCGGTCACAAGTACGGACTGCACCCGGACGAGGGTTCGGCGTTCATCACCTTCCGGGACAACGTCCTGAGCGTGGACAAGAACGTCACCTGGCTGCTCAACTCCGACGACTTCGGGCGCAAGCACGACCTGAGCGTCACGCAGACCTACGGCCCGATAAACAAGGTCTCGAACAAGAACCTGCCGAACAGCACCATCCACGACATCATCGTCTCCGCCGACTACGTCTGGCCGGCGCCGGCCTACGGCATCGCGGTGAACTCGGGACTCCAGGACTCGTTCCGGGACATCGTCCCGGCGGGTAACGTCGCTCTGCCGGACTATGTCCTGCCGGCCAGTACCTTCGTCACCAGCGGGACGGCGTCGGTGCCGATCCGGAGCAGCGGCGACGCGACCAGGACGGTCTGGCTGGCCCCCGCCGGCACGACCAGTTTCGCGGCCGGCCCGACGATGACAAGCGCGAGCGGCACCGCCACCTCCATCGCGGTCCCGACGGCGGCGGGTGAATACCGGCTCTACGTCCTCGACGCCCAGGGCAACCGGTCGGCCGAGTCCAGGTCGATCGTCCGGCAGCAGAGCGGCGGCGGGCAGCAGGACGCCCAGATCGTGGGCGGCCAGTCGGGCCGGTGCGTCGAGGTGCCCAACTCCGCCACCACCAACGGCACCCAGGTGCAGTTGTGGGACTGCTCCGGCGGCACGAACCAACGGTGGGCCCAGACCGCGAGCAGGCAACTGACCGTGTACGGCAACAAGTGCCTGGACGCGTCCGGTGCGGGCACCGCGAACGGCACCCAGGTGATCATCTGGGACTGCCATGGCGGGCTCAACCAGCAGTGGAACGTCAACGCCAACGGCACCATCACGAATGCCCAGTCCGGGCTGTGTCTCGATGCCAACGGCGCTGCCTCGGCCAACGGAACGAAGATAATCCTCTGGTCGTGCAACGGTGGCGCGAACCAGCAGTGGAGCCGACGCAACTGA
- a CDS encoding extracellular solute-binding protein has translation MYGLSKRYPRRRLATVCASLLSAVAVTAACSAPGADPASQGGTAAPVSTALGTEQITLEMYAETGFPLAKALADEFTRQHPNVKFNVREDQFTVIVENAPRVLASDNAPDIIRLPTMVDLVKDGLLKNLDPYFTAYGWDRFPASQLVQLRVAEGGGPRGTGSLFGMGLGYSVTGVFYNRTLAERVGMTEPPKTIAQFEELLAKAKTAGVQPIMQFNKNTAGINFPHQALQNQYGDPAQIADWIFQKPGATFDTPAALKATQVIQRWAQAGYFPKDANALDYTTMMGEFQKGNGLFMFNGDWESGNLDKSMSGKVGFFLFPTESGGGNHVAMSAPNTFGVGAKAKNPDAAAFFLNWAHTNAKAREISVTVGGSHPGGPSELSLPAAPQGSVLAQTLAASQQLGAENGAVDFTANATGGIFAAAITPEMQKLVAGQQTPEGYVQAVQAEYAKELSR, from the coding sequence GTGTACGGATTGTCGAAGAGATACCCGCGACGCAGGCTGGCGACCGTCTGCGCCTCGCTACTTTCCGCCGTCGCCGTAACCGCTGCCTGTAGTGCACCCGGTGCCGACCCGGCATCGCAGGGCGGCACCGCCGCGCCGGTCAGCACCGCCCTGGGCACCGAGCAGATCACCCTGGAGATGTACGCGGAGACCGGCTTCCCGCTGGCCAAGGCGCTCGCCGACGAGTTCACCAGGCAGCACCCGAACGTGAAGTTCAACGTCCGCGAGGACCAGTTCACGGTGATCGTGGAGAACGCTCCGCGGGTGCTCGCCTCGGACAACGCCCCGGACATCATCCGGCTGCCCACCATGGTCGACCTGGTCAAGGACGGCCTGCTGAAGAACCTCGACCCGTACTTCACCGCCTACGGCTGGGACAGGTTTCCGGCCTCCCAGCTCGTGCAGCTGCGGGTCGCCGAGGGAGGCGGACCGCGCGGCACCGGCTCGCTGTTCGGAATGGGGCTCGGCTACAGCGTCACCGGGGTCTTCTACAACAGGACGCTGGCCGAGCGGGTCGGCATGACCGAGCCGCCGAAGACCATCGCCCAGTTCGAGGAGCTGCTGGCCAAGGCCAAGACCGCCGGCGTGCAGCCGATCATGCAGTTCAACAAGAACACCGCCGGGATCAACTTCCCGCACCAGGCCCTGCAGAACCAGTACGGCGACCCGGCCCAGATCGCCGACTGGATCTTCCAGAAGCCCGGTGCCACCTTCGACACCCCGGCGGCGCTGAAGGCCACCCAGGTGATCCAGCGGTGGGCGCAGGCCGGGTACTTCCCGAAGGACGCGAACGCCCTGGACTACACCACGATGATGGGTGAGTTCCAGAAGGGCAACGGCCTGTTCATGTTCAACGGCGACTGGGAGTCGGGCAACCTCGACAAGTCGATGAGCGGCAAGGTCGGCTTCTTCCTCTTCCCGACCGAGTCCGGCGGCGGCAACCACGTGGCGATGTCCGCGCCCAACACCTTCGGGGTCGGCGCCAAGGCCAAGAACCCGGACGCCGCGGCGTTCTTCCTGAACTGGGCGCACACCAACGCCAAGGCCCGGGAGATCTCGGTGACCGTCGGCGGCTCGCACCCCGGCGGCCCGTCCGAGCTGTCCCTGCCGGCCGCCCCGCAGGGCAGCGTGCTGGCACAGACCCTGGCCGCGTCCCAGCAGCTCGGGGCGGAGAACGGGGCGGTGGACTTCACCGCCAACGCCACCGGCGGCATCTTCGCCGCGGCGATCACCCCGGAGATGCAGAAGCTGGTCGCCGGCCAGCAGACCCCCGAGGGGTACGTACAGGCGGTCCAGGCGGAGTACGCGAAGGAACTGTCCCGATGA
- a CDS encoding TetR/AcrR family transcriptional regulator has protein sequence MSAPGVRARIRAELTEEIKSVAHRHLATDGANLSLRAVARDLGMAPSAVYRYFASRDDLLTALIIDAYNAVGDAAERALPDAPDPLERWLAVSSAVRAWALAEPHRWALIYGSPVPGYRAPEDTIGPGARVLLLIGRILLAAHHAGRLAPGEPLTGRYADELARVTHALGPDTPVRVVAGTLMLFFQLCGAVSGELFGQLHNSVDEDRQGFFEYQMRSAATAAGLTR, from the coding sequence ATGAGTGCCCCAGGAGTGCGTGCCCGGATCCGGGCAGAGCTCACCGAAGAGATCAAGTCGGTGGCACACCGCCACCTGGCCACCGACGGGGCCAACCTGTCCCTGCGGGCGGTCGCCCGCGACCTGGGCATGGCTCCGTCGGCCGTCTACCGCTACTTCGCCAGCCGTGACGACCTGCTCACCGCCCTGATCATCGACGCGTACAACGCGGTCGGCGACGCCGCCGAGCGCGCGCTGCCCGACGCGCCGGACCCGCTGGAACGCTGGCTGGCGGTCAGCTCGGCGGTCCGCGCCTGGGCGTTGGCCGAGCCGCACCGGTGGGCACTCATCTACGGCAGCCCGGTGCCCGGCTACCGCGCCCCGGAGGACACCATCGGGCCGGGCGCCCGGGTGCTGCTGCTCATCGGGCGGATCCTGCTGGCGGCCCACCACGCGGGGCGGCTGGCGCCCGGCGAGCCGCTCACCGGCCGGTACGCCGACGAACTCGCCCGGGTCACCCACGCGCTCGGTCCGGACACCCCGGTACGCGTGGTGGCCGGCACCCTCATGCTCTTCTTCCAGCTCTGCGGCGCGGTCAGCGGCGAGCTGTTCGGCCAGCTCCACAACTCCGTCGACGAGGACCGGCAGGGCTTCTTCGAGTACCAGATGCGCTCCGCCGCCACCGCCGCCGGACTCACCCGGTGA
- the glpK gene encoding glycerol kinase GlpK: MADFVGAVDQGTTSTRFMVFDHGGNEVGRHQLEHEQILPRAGWVEHNPLEIWERTSAVIRTVLNNHGLEAADLVALGITNQRETTLVWNRRTGRPYHNAIVWQDTRTDQIAAALDRDGRGDVIRQKAGLPPATYFAAGKIQWILENVDGVRAAAERGEAVFGTTDTWLLWNLTGGVDGGVHVTDVTNASRTMLMNLETLDWDDELLSFFDIPRAMLPQIRPSSDPGRYGTTLRTGPLGGEVPLTAALGDQQAATVGQVCFAEGEAKNTYGTGNFMLLNTGTSPVRSKSGLLTTVCYKLGDAPAVYALEGSIAVTGSAVQWLRDQLGIISGAAQSEALAAQVEDNGGVYFVPAFSGLFAPYWRSDARGAIVGLSRYNTNAHLARATLEAICYQSRDVAVAMEQDSGVHLDVLKVDGGVTANRLCMQLQADILGVPVSRPVVAETTALGAAYAAGLATGFWQHTDELRQNWNESERWSPTWSDEQRAEGYAKWKKAVQRTLDWVDL, from the coding sequence ATGGCTGACTTCGTCGGCGCGGTGGACCAGGGCACGACGAGTACCAGGTTCATGGTCTTCGACCACGGCGGCAACGAGGTGGGGCGCCACCAGTTGGAGCACGAGCAGATCCTGCCCCGGGCCGGCTGGGTCGAGCACAACCCGCTGGAGATCTGGGAACGTACCTCGGCGGTGATCCGTACCGTGCTGAACAACCACGGTCTCGAGGCCGCCGACCTGGTCGCACTCGGCATCACCAACCAGCGCGAGACGACGCTGGTGTGGAACCGCCGCACCGGCCGCCCCTATCACAACGCGATCGTCTGGCAGGACACCCGCACCGACCAGATCGCCGCGGCGCTCGACCGGGACGGGCGGGGCGACGTGATCCGGCAGAAGGCCGGCCTGCCGCCCGCCACCTACTTCGCCGCCGGCAAGATCCAGTGGATCCTGGAGAACGTCGACGGGGTACGCGCGGCGGCGGAGCGCGGCGAGGCGGTGTTCGGCACCACCGACACCTGGCTGCTGTGGAACCTGACCGGCGGGGTGGACGGCGGCGTGCACGTCACCGACGTCACGAACGCCAGCCGCACCATGCTGATGAACCTGGAGACGCTGGACTGGGACGACGAGCTGCTGTCGTTCTTCGACATCCCCCGGGCGATGCTGCCGCAGATCCGCCCCTCGTCCGACCCGGGCCGGTACGGGACGACGCTGCGGACCGGTCCGCTCGGCGGCGAGGTCCCGCTCACCGCCGCCCTCGGTGACCAGCAGGCGGCGACGGTCGGACAGGTCTGCTTCGCCGAGGGCGAGGCGAAGAACACCTACGGCACCGGCAACTTCATGCTGCTCAACACCGGTACGTCGCCGGTGCGCTCGAAATCCGGCCTGCTCACGACCGTCTGCTACAAACTCGGCGACGCCCCCGCCGTGTACGCGCTGGAAGGCTCGATCGCGGTGACCGGCTCGGCCGTACAGTGGCTGCGCGACCAGCTCGGCATCATCAGCGGCGCCGCGCAGAGCGAGGCGCTGGCCGCACAGGTCGAGGACAACGGGGGCGTCTACTTCGTACCGGCCTTCTCCGGCCTGTTCGCCCCGTACTGGCGGTCCGACGCACGGGGCGCGATCGTCGGACTCTCCCGGTACAACACCAACGCCCACCTGGCCCGGGCGACGCTGGAGGCGATCTGCTACCAGAGCCGGGACGTCGCGGTGGCGATGGAGCAGGACTCCGGCGTACACCTCGACGTGCTCAAGGTCGACGGCGGGGTCACCGCCAACCGGCTCTGCATGCAGCTCCAGGCCGACATCCTCGGCGTGCCGGTGAGCCGTCCGGTGGTGGCCGAGACCACCGCGCTCGGCGCCGCATACGCGGCCGGGCTGGCGACCGGCTTCTGGCAGCACACCGACGAGCTGCGCCAGAACTGGAACGAGAGCGAGCGCTGGTCGCCGACCTGGTCCGACGAGCAGCGCGCCGAGGGGTACGCCAAGTGGAAGAAGGCGGTGCAGCGGACCCTGGACTGGGTGGACCTCTGA
- a CDS encoding NAD-dependent epimerase/dehydratase family protein: MSNSVVVGAGPIGSRIALLLAEQGERVRLVTRGGGGPEHPMIERIAADAGDARRLTELTDGAEVLYNCANPKYTEWERLWFPMNDAMIAAARSTGAVYAITGNLYGYGPQPDGRMTEHTPLAAVGRKGRVRVRMWRDALDSGVRTVEARGSDYVGAGAVGVFSAVILPAVSRGAAAWVPGDPDLPHTFTYTGDMARTLVTLARDPRAHGRAWHVPSPPPVTIRHLADRYCELTGSPRLKLRKLPRSAMRAAGLVVPMARELAEMDYQFYAPFVLDSTLTETTFGLTPTSLDQTIQETADAARTTAARRM; this comes from the coding sequence ATGTCGAATTCTGTGGTCGTCGGTGCCGGCCCGATCGGCTCCCGGATCGCCCTGCTCCTCGCCGAGCAGGGCGAGCGGGTCCGGCTCGTCACACGCGGCGGCGGCGGGCCCGAGCACCCGATGATCGAACGGATCGCCGCCGACGCCGGCGACGCGCGCCGGCTGACCGAGCTGACCGACGGCGCCGAGGTGCTCTACAACTGCGCGAACCCGAAGTACACCGAGTGGGAACGGCTCTGGTTCCCGATGAACGACGCGATGATCGCGGCGGCCAGGTCCACCGGCGCCGTCTATGCCATCACCGGCAACCTCTACGGCTACGGCCCGCAGCCGGACGGGCGGATGACCGAGCACACCCCGCTGGCCGCCGTGGGCCGCAAGGGAAGGGTACGCGTCAGGATGTGGCGCGACGCCCTGGACAGCGGGGTACGTACCGTCGAGGCGCGCGGCTCCGACTACGTCGGCGCCGGTGCGGTCGGCGTCTTCTCCGCGGTGATCCTGCCGGCGGTCAGCCGGGGGGCCGCCGCCTGGGTGCCGGGCGACCCGGACCTGCCGCACACCTTCACCTACACCGGGGACATGGCCCGCACCCTGGTAACGCTGGCCCGCGATCCGCGCGCGCACGGCCGGGCCTGGCACGTGCCGTCACCCCCTCCGGTCACCATCCGGCACCTGGCCGACCGCTACTGCGAGCTGACCGGCAGCCCGCGCCTCAAGCTGCGCAAGCTGCCCCGGTCCGCCATGCGCGCGGCCGGTCTGGTCGTGCCGATGGCCCGCGAACTGGCCGAGATGGACTACCAGTTCTACGCACCGTTCGTGCTGGACAGCACCCTCACCGAGACCACCTTCGGGCTCACCCCGACCAGCCTGGACCAGACGATCCAGGAGACCGCCGACGCCGCCCGCACCACCGCCGCCCGACGGATGTGA
- a CDS encoding glycosyl hydrolase family 32 — protein sequence MLRLPDHWVWDSWYARDDDGLWHAFFLRASRALLDPHRRHLRAAIGHAVSTDLRSWELVADALAPADSPGWDDLATWTGSTVRGPDGRWYMFYTGVGRAENGLVQRVGLAVSEDLVSWHRHGTEPLVEADPTWYELLDPEVWYEQAWRDPWVFPDPAGAGWHMLVTARAKHGAAKERGVVGHATSDDLVNWTVRPPLSAPAGFGHLEVPQVAVVDGQPLLLFCTNVAATEERSEHRIWAAAGHTVDGPWDIASARPFPHPHLYAPRLVDTADGWSMIGFLDHVDGEFVGELSDPIPVRYRPETGLVAGVVAGEPSPTWLVPLR from the coding sequence ATGTTACGTCTGCCGGACCACTGGGTGTGGGACAGCTGGTACGCGCGGGACGACGACGGGCTGTGGCACGCGTTCTTCCTGCGCGCCTCCCGCGCCCTGCTCGACCCGCACCGCCGCCACCTGCGCGCCGCCATCGGGCACGCCGTCTCCACCGACCTGCGCTCGTGGGAGCTGGTCGCCGACGCACTGGCGCCGGCCGACTCACCGGGCTGGGACGACCTGGCCACCTGGACCGGAAGCACCGTACGCGGCCCGGACGGCCGGTGGTACATGTTCTACACCGGGGTCGGCCGCGCCGAGAACGGGCTGGTCCAGCGGGTCGGCCTGGCCGTCTCGGAGGACCTGGTCAGCTGGCACCGGCACGGCACCGAGCCACTGGTGGAGGCCGACCCCACCTGGTACGAACTCCTCGACCCGGAGGTGTGGTACGAGCAGGCCTGGCGCGACCCCTGGGTCTTCCCCGACCCGGCCGGCGCCGGCTGGCACATGCTCGTCACCGCGCGGGCCAAGCACGGTGCGGCGAAGGAGCGCGGAGTGGTCGGGCACGCCACCTCCGACGACCTGGTCAACTGGACGGTCCGGCCGCCGCTGTCCGCCCCCGCCGGGTTCGGGCACCTCGAAGTCCCCCAGGTCGCGGTCGTCGACGGCCAGCCCCTGCTGCTGTTCTGCACGAACGTCGCGGCGACCGAGGAGCGGTCCGAGCACCGGATCTGGGCCGCCGCCGGCCACACCGTCGACGGTCCCTGGGACATCGCCTCGGCACGGCCGTTCCCGCACCCACACCTCTACGCGCCCCGCCTCGTCGACACCGCCGACGGTTGGTCCATGATCGGCTTCCTGGACCACGTCGACGGCGAGTTCGTCGGCGAACTCAGCGACCCGATCCCCGTCCGCTACCGCCCCGAGACCGGTCTGGTCGCCGGCGTGGTCGCCGGGGAACCGAGCCCGACCTGGCTGGTTCCGCTGCGGTAG